DNA sequence from the Pseudomonas tritici genome:
CGTCGAATGGCTGATGACCAACCATCCCCACGACTGCCCGGTCTGTGAGGAAGGCGGTCACTGCCACCTGCAAGACATGACGGTGATGACCGGCCACAACGAGCGCCGTTATCGCTTCACCAAGCGCACCCACCAGAACCAGCAACTGGGCCCGTTCATTTCCCACGAGATGAACCGCTGCATCGCTTGCTATCGCTGCGTGCGTTTCTATAAAGACTACGCCGGCGGCACCGACCTCGGCGTGTTCGGCGCCCACGACAACGTGTACTTCGGTCGCGTTGAAGACGGCGTGCTTGAAAGCGAGTTCTCCGGCAACCTCACCGAGGTCTGCCCGACCGGTGTGTTCACCGACAAGACCCACTCCGAGCGCTACAACCGTAAGTGGGACATGCAGTTCTCGCCGAGCATCTGCCATGGCTGCTCCAGCGGTTGCAACATCTCCCCGGGCGAGCGCTACGGCGAACTGCGTCGCATCGAAAACCGCTTCAACGGTTCGGTCAACCAGTACTTCCTGTGCGACCGTGGCCGTTTCGGTTATGGCTACGTCAACCGCGAAGACCGCCCACGCCAGCCGCTGCTGGCCGATGGCGCCAAGCTGAGCCTCGACGCGGCGCTGGATAAAGCCGCCGACCTGCTGCGCGGCCGCAACATCGTCGGTATCGGTTCGCCACGCGCCAGCCTCGAAAGCAACTTCGCGTTGCGCGAACTGGTCGGCGCTGAGCACTTCTACAGCGGTATCGAAGCCGGTGAACTGGAGCGCATCCGCCTGGTCCTGCAAGTGCTGAACGACAGCCCGCTGCCCGTTCCGAACATGCGCGACATCGAAGACCACGACGCCATTTTCGTGCTCGGTGAAGACCTGACCCAGACCGCTGCGCGTATCGCGCTGTCGCTGCGCCAGTCGGTGAAAGGCAAGGCTGAAGACATGGCCGACGCCATGCGCGTACAGCCTTGGCTCGACGCCGCGGTGAAAAACATCGGCCAGCACGCGCTGAACCCGCTGTTTATTGCAAGCCTCGCTGAAACCAAGCTCGACGATATCGCTGAAGAATGCGTACACGCAGCACCGGACGACCTGGCGCGCATCGGTTTCGCCGTGGCCCACGCCCTCGACGCCAGCGCACCGGCGGTCGAAGGCCTGGACACTGAAGCCGTTGAACTGGCCCAGCGTATCGCCGACGCCCTGCTGGCCGCCAAGCGCCCATTGATCATTGCCGGCACCTCCTTGGGTTCCAAGGCGCTGATCGAAGCCGCCGCCAACATCGCCAAGGCCTTGAAGCTGCGCGACAAAAACGGCTCCATCAGCCTGGTCGTACCGGAAGCCAACAGCCTCGGCCTGGCCATGCTCGGTGGCGAGTCCCTGGACGCGGCCCTGCAAGCCGTGATCGACGGCAACGCCGACGCCATCGTCGTGCTGGAAAACGACCTGTACACCCGCACGGATTCGGCCAAGGTCGACGCCGCGCTGGACGCGGCCAAAGTACTGATCGTTGCCGACCACCAGAAGACCGCCACCAGCGAGCGTGCAAACCTGGTGCTGCCAGCCGCTACCTTCGCCGAAGGCGACGGTACCCTGGTCAGCCAGGAAGGCCGCGCCCAGCGCTTCTTCCAAGTGTTCGACCCGAAATACATGGACGCCAGCATCCTGGTCCATGAAGGCTGGCGCTGGCTGCATGCCTTGCGCGCGACCCTGCTGAACCAGCCAATCGACTGGACCCAGCTCGACCACGTCACCGCTGCCACCGCCGCAAGCGCGCCGCAGCTGGCACGTATCGTCGACGCCGCACCATCCGCCGCGTTCCGCATCAAGGGCATGAAACTCGCCCGTGAGCCGCTGCGTTACTCCGGTCGTACCGCCATGCGCGCCAACATCAGCGTGCACGAACCGCGTACGCCGCAGGACCCGGACACCGCGTTCAACTTCTCGATGGAAGGTTACTCGGGTTCGGTCGAGCCACGTCAGCAGGTGCCATTTGCCTGGTCGCCGGGCTGGAACTCGCCGCAGGCCTGGAACAAGTTCCAGGACGAAGTCGGTGGTCACATCCGCGCTGGCGACCCGGGCACCCGCCTGATCGAAAGCACCGGTGACTCGCTGAACTGGTTCGCCGCCGTACCGCGTCCGTTCAACCCGGCCCCGGGCACCTGGCAGGTTGTGCCGTTCTTCCACCTGTTTGGCAGCGAAGAGACCTCTTCGAAAGCCGCGCCGGTACAAGAGCGCATTCCAGAAGCCTACGTGGCCCTGGCCAAGTCCGAAGCCGATCGCCTGGGCGTCAACGACGGTGCCCTGCTCAGCCTGAACGTGGCTGGCCAGACCCTGCGCCTGCCGCTGCGCATCAACGAAGAGCTGGGTGCTGGCCTGGTTGCCCTGCCGAAAGGCATCGCCGGTATTCCAGCGGCGATCTTTGGCAAAACCGTTGACGGTCTGCAGGAGGCAGCGCAATGACTTGGTTCACGCCTGAAGTGATTGACGTGATCATCTCGGTGGTCAAGGCCATCGTGATCCTGTTGGCCGTGGTTGTCGCGGGCGCTCTGCTCAGCTTCGTCGAACGCCGCCTCTTGGGCTGGTGGCAGGACCGTTACGGTCCGAACCGCGTTGGCCCATTCGGCATGTTCCAGATCGCTGCCGACATGCTGAAAATGTTCTTCAAGGAAGACTGGACCCCGCCGTTTGCCGACAAGGTGATCTTCACCCTGGCACCGGTCGTGGCCATGAGCGCCTTGCTGATCGCCTTCGCGGTCATCCCGATCACCCCGACCTGGGGCGTGGCGGATCTGAACATCGGCTTGCTGTTCTTCTTCGCCATGGCCGGCTTGTCGGTCTACGCGGTGCTGTTCGCGGGTTGGTCGAGTAACAACAAGTTTGCCCTGCTGGGCAGCTTGCGGGCTTCGGCCCAGACCGTGTCCTACGAAGTCTTCATGGGCCTCGCGCTGATGGGCATCGTGGTGCAGGTGGGCTCGTTCAACATGCGCGACATCGTCGAATACCAGGCGCAGAACCTGTGGTTCATCATTCCGCAGTTCTTTGGCTTCTGTACCTTCTTCATCGCTGGCGTCGCCGTGACTCACCGTCACCCGTTCGACCAGCCGGAAGCGGAACAGGAACTGGCCGACGGTTACCACATTGAATATGCCGGTATGAAATGGGGCATGTTCTTCGTCGGTGAATACATCGGCATCATCTTGATCTCGGCCCTGCTGGTCACGCTGTTCTTCGGCGGCTGGCACGGTCCATTCGGCATCCTGCCGCAGTTGGCGTTCTTCTGGTTCTTCCTGAAGACCGCGTTCTTCATCATGTT
Encoded proteins:
- the nuoG gene encoding NADH-quinone oxidoreductase subunit NuoG → MATIHVDGKALEVDGADNLLQACLSLGLDIPYFCWHPALGSVGACRQCAVKQYTDENDTRGRIVMSCMTPATDNTWISIDDEESKAFRASVVEWLMTNHPHDCPVCEEGGHCHLQDMTVMTGHNERRYRFTKRTHQNQQLGPFISHEMNRCIACYRCVRFYKDYAGGTDLGVFGAHDNVYFGRVEDGVLESEFSGNLTEVCPTGVFTDKTHSERYNRKWDMQFSPSICHGCSSGCNISPGERYGELRRIENRFNGSVNQYFLCDRGRFGYGYVNREDRPRQPLLADGAKLSLDAALDKAADLLRGRNIVGIGSPRASLESNFALRELVGAEHFYSGIEAGELERIRLVLQVLNDSPLPVPNMRDIEDHDAIFVLGEDLTQTAARIALSLRQSVKGKAEDMADAMRVQPWLDAAVKNIGQHALNPLFIASLAETKLDDIAEECVHAAPDDLARIGFAVAHALDASAPAVEGLDTEAVELAQRIADALLAAKRPLIIAGTSLGSKALIEAAANIAKALKLRDKNGSISLVVPEANSLGLAMLGGESLDAALQAVIDGNADAIVVLENDLYTRTDSAKVDAALDAAKVLIVADHQKTATSERANLVLPAATFAEGDGTLVSQEGRAQRFFQVFDPKYMDASILVHEGWRWLHALRATLLNQPIDWTQLDHVTAATAASAPQLARIVDAAPSAAFRIKGMKLAREPLRYSGRTAMRANISVHEPRTPQDPDTAFNFSMEGYSGSVEPRQQVPFAWSPGWNSPQAWNKFQDEVGGHIRAGDPGTRLIESTGDSLNWFAAVPRPFNPAPGTWQVVPFFHLFGSEETSSKAAPVQERIPEAYVALAKSEADRLGVNDGALLSLNVAGQTLRLPLRINEELGAGLVALPKGIAGIPAAIFGKTVDGLQEAAQ
- the nuoH gene encoding NADH-quinone oxidoreductase subunit NuoH, yielding MTWFTPEVIDVIISVVKAIVILLAVVVAGALLSFVERRLLGWWQDRYGPNRVGPFGMFQIAADMLKMFFKEDWTPPFADKVIFTLAPVVAMSALLIAFAVIPITPTWGVADLNIGLLFFFAMAGLSVYAVLFAGWSSNNKFALLGSLRASAQTVSYEVFMGLALMGIVVQVGSFNMRDIVEYQAQNLWFIIPQFFGFCTFFIAGVAVTHRHPFDQPEAEQELADGYHIEYAGMKWGMFFVGEYIGIILISALLVTLFFGGWHGPFGILPQLAFFWFFLKTAFFIMLFILLRASIPRPRYDQVMDFSWRFCLPLTLINLLVTAAVVLLNTPAAAVQ